The following coding sequences are from one Streptomyces sp. NBC_01485 window:
- a CDS encoding YceD family protein, with translation MALNARLDHRKPLVFDTHELGRRPGAQQRLTREIDAPRDLGIQGVVGVPEGAPLELELRLESVMEGVLVTGTARASAEGECVRCLEPLELELEADFQEMFSYPDADDRGRPKAEPVDDAEEDEDRLFIEDGLFDLEPVLRDAVVLALPMQPVCQDDCLGLCSECGERLTDAPDHHHDAVDIRWAALQGLAGSPEDGEKDEMSGEAQRAARAAEKQEK, from the coding sequence ATGGCCCTGAACGCCCGCCTCGACCACCGCAAGCCTCTCGTGTTCGACACGCACGAGCTGGGGCGGCGTCCTGGTGCGCAGCAGCGCCTGACCCGCGAGATCGACGCACCCCGGGATCTCGGGATCCAGGGAGTCGTCGGAGTGCCGGAAGGCGCCCCGCTGGAACTCGAGCTCCGACTCGAGTCGGTCATGGAAGGGGTGCTCGTCACGGGCACCGCCCGTGCATCGGCGGAGGGGGAGTGCGTAAGGTGTCTGGAGCCGCTGGAGCTGGAGCTCGAAGCGGACTTCCAGGAGATGTTCTCGTACCCTGACGCCGACGACCGGGGCCGCCCCAAAGCGGAGCCGGTCGACGACGCCGAGGAAGACGAGGACAGGCTCTTCATCGAGGACGGCCTGTTCGACCTCGAACCCGTGCTGCGCGATGCGGTGGTGCTCGCACTGCCGATGCAGCCGGTGTGCCAGGACGACTGCCTGGGCCTGTGCTCCGAGTGCGGAGAGCGGCTCACGGACGCCCCGGACCACCACCACGACGCCGTCGACATCCGATGGGCGGCACTGCAGGGACTCGCCGGTTCACCTGAAGACGGCGAGAAGGACGAGATGAGCGGCGAAGCGCAAAGAGCAGCACGCGCCGCCGAGAAGCAGGAGAAGTAG
- a CDS encoding cell division initiation protein has product MDVQKKLDEIVTAVSSARSMPMSASCVVNRADLLALLEEVRAALPDSLAQAQELIGGREQMVEQARQEAERIISTAHTERGSLISDTEIARRSQSEADRILAEARKEADDVRAEADEYVDSKLANFEVVLTKTLGSVGRGREKLLGTGPGVDENGYEDEDAPERSHDPETLRRDADSYVDTKLGAFEAVLAKTLDAVGRGRQKLHGRLASDDLGALADDTTTFQHSSDADYLADLTALAERDAAAGQPVQQPYEQPQEAYAFQQQPDPYAGGYGQQQGYGRQDAYGYQQQADPYAYQGYDTQQAPYDPHQAAQQPQQSQQDQQPQQAQQGYALDETSLFDTGMISAEQLRAYEQGRGL; this is encoded by the coding sequence GTGGACGTGCAGAAGAAGCTCGACGAGATCGTCACGGCGGTCTCCAGTGCCCGGTCGATGCCGATGTCGGCCTCGTGCGTGGTCAACCGCGCGGATCTGCTCGCCCTGCTCGAAGAGGTCCGCGCGGCCCTGCCCGACTCGCTCGCCCAGGCCCAGGAACTGATCGGCGGCCGCGAGCAGATGGTCGAGCAGGCCCGCCAGGAGGCCGAGCGGATCATCTCCACCGCGCACACCGAGCGCGGCTCCCTGATCTCCGACACCGAGATCGCCCGCCGCTCCCAGTCCGAGGCCGACCGCATCCTCGCCGAGGCCCGCAAGGAGGCCGACGACGTCCGCGCGGAGGCCGACGAGTACGTCGACTCCAAGCTCGCCAACTTCGAGGTCGTCCTCACCAAGACGCTCGGCTCCGTCGGCCGCGGCCGCGAGAAGCTCCTCGGCACCGGTCCCGGCGTCGACGAGAACGGCTACGAGGACGAGGACGCCCCCGAGCGCAGCCACGACCCGGAGACCCTGCGCCGCGACGCCGACTCCTACGTCGACACCAAGCTGGGCGCCTTCGAGGCGGTCCTCGCCAAGACCCTGGACGCGGTCGGCCGCGGCCGCCAGAAGCTGCACGGCCGCCTCGCCTCGGACGACCTCGGCGCCCTCGCCGACGACACCACGACCTTCCAGCACTCCTCCGACGCCGACTACCTCGCCGACCTGACCGCCCTCGCCGAGCGGGACGCGGCGGCCGGACAGCCCGTCCAGCAGCCGTACGAGCAGCCGCAGGAGGCCTACGCCTTCCAGCAGCAGCCGGACCCGTACGCCGGCGGCTACGGGCAGCAGCAGGGCTACGGCCGGCAGGACGCGTACGGCTACCAGCAGCAGGCCGACCCCTACGCGTACCAGGGCTACGACACCCAGCAGGCCCCCTACGACCCCCACCAGGCCGCGCAACAGCCTCAGCAGTCCCAGCAGGACCAGCAGCCCCAACAGGCCCAGCAGGGGTACGCCCTCGACGAGACCAGTCTCTTCGACACGGGCATGATCAGCGCCGAACAACTGCGCGCCTACGAGCAGGGACGCGGTCTGTAG
- the rsmD gene encoding 16S rRNA (guanine(966)-N(2))-methyltransferase RsmD has protein sequence MTRVIAGAAGGRRLAVPPGNGTRPTSDRAREGLFSTWQSLLGGGPLAGERVLDLYAGSGAVGLEALSRGASHTLLVEADARAARTIRENVKSLALPGAEVRAGKARQVIQAEPTAPYDLVFLDPPYAVSDDDLREILLTLRAGGWLTAEALVTVERSTRGGEFHWPDGFEGLRARRYGEGTFWYGRAAATCEAAR, from the coding sequence ATGACCCGCGTGATCGCCGGCGCAGCCGGTGGGCGCCGCCTGGCGGTCCCGCCGGGCAACGGAACCCGTCCCACCTCCGACCGCGCCCGCGAGGGCCTCTTCTCCACCTGGCAGTCCCTGCTGGGCGGCGGCCCCCTTGCAGGCGAACGCGTCCTGGACCTGTACGCGGGCTCCGGCGCCGTAGGCCTGGAGGCCCTCTCCCGAGGCGCGAGCCACACCCTGCTGGTCGAGGCCGACGCCCGCGCGGCCCGCACCATCCGGGAGAACGTGAAGAGCCTCGCCCTCCCCGGCGCCGAGGTCCGCGCGGGCAAGGCCCGACAGGTCATCCAGGCGGAGCCCACCGCACCGTACGACCTCGTCTTCCTCGACCCCCCGTACGCCGTCTCGGACGACGATCTTCGGGAGATTCTGCTCACACTCCGCGCGGGGGGCTGGCTCACGGCCGAAGCACTCGTCACCGTGGAGCGCAGCACCAGGGGCGGAGAGTTCCACTGGCCGGACGGTTTCGAAGGCCTCAGGGCCCGTCGCTACGGCGAGGGAACGTTTTGGTACGGTCGCGCCGCCGCTACGTGCGAAGCCGCACGATGA
- the coaD gene encoding pantetheine-phosphate adenylyltransferase, giving the protein MRRAVCPGSFDPITNGHLDIISRASRLYDEVYVAVMINKSKKGLFEIDERIDLIRQVTAEYGNVRVEAFHGLLVDFCKQREIPAIVKGLRAVSDFDYELQMAQMNNGLSGVETLFVPTNPTYSFLSSSLVKEVATWGGDVSHLVPAIVLEALNERLRED; this is encoded by the coding sequence GTGCGCCGCGCCGTCTGTCCCGGGTCGTTCGACCCGATCACCAACGGACACCTCGACATCATTTCCCGTGCCTCCCGTCTGTACGACGAGGTCTATGTCGCGGTCATGATCAACAAGTCCAAGAAGGGCCTGTTCGAGATCGACGAGCGGATCGACCTGATCCGCCAGGTCACCGCCGAGTACGGCAACGTCCGGGTCGAGGCCTTTCACGGCCTCCTCGTCGACTTCTGCAAGCAGCGCGAGATCCCCGCCATCGTCAAGGGCCTGCGCGCGGTCAGCGACTTCGACTACGAACTGCAGATGGCCCAGATGAACAACGGGCTGTCCGGCGTCGAGACGCTGTTCGTGCCCACCAACCCCACCTACAGCTTCCTCTCCTCCTCCCTGGTGAAGGAGGTCGCCACCTGGGGCGGAGACGTCTCCCACCTCGTTCCGGCGATCGTCCTGGAGGCGCTCAACGAGCGCCTGCGCGAGGACTGA
- a CDS encoding tetratricopeptide repeat protein, with translation MSEITDFDSLRRAMAENGEQPEGPARNARAEQLLLEAEKMGVPLAVIEALGHQLKVYNYSSEKAKMFVPFARLLRLWDERPGDFDEYETHSLHWVFKWVSAGMLDQPHVPLAAVEKWLGEMEHRYRLAGHSERAVRSAEFSVAAHVGDVERAERAFAAWLAADRDTMADCHACELHGQGWWQAERGRDAVALEVWAPVLEGEYTCAHEPHTVLASSLLPLLRLGRLEEARAHHLRGFRLVRPMESMRGAYADHVEFCALTGNEARGLELLAERPAFFTDEGQPRSRLEFLSVVVLLMDRLSELGLGGQRVPGAAGREWTADELAAHARVEALALAARFDERNGTAHVSERARARMTQRPLVERLPLGVRAARPASAAAATASPAPAPAPAPEAAEPDLAALLVEARRLSDTLQPHAVEAWARVARLAEESEGVELAARDRAEIADHEAIGLGPEGAETFERAAGLYAEAGDPGEALAARARAAYVRALAGEVDEALAAVADPYDEVLALYADGGTEVPQAAGVLMGRARILMRRVHEADGPLADTVLTQAEAAVRELLALVDGRTGNDVRLAARVAEGHAMLAELATCSGDPEAGAERFARAAAEFVEAGLPWFAVEYEARLAGLAHQLGDMAEAERALRAALEHGGPFLEAVGRAQLHLQLAEVVGGRGQAEEAAEHALEAAHWADEAGVGPTFGAWARHQLGGFLVRLGRWAEAAEVLESALADLTAETHGDGAVVQTQWWLGDCLSELGEHRDAAERRLQAAELARHWPEQHDHATLAHLAAESLGQAGLHTEADQAYARAGELWRGLGNVHGLVRSLRARAWLALRTEDGTQAARDLMTSAVEQCADAFDAADDDEARLRLVAELGHTHRQFGDLLARSAADDADDDSIRAALDEALSQMSEAVAVFVALGDSALPARTGAELAAGWLETDLGRPREAAARARAVLRAYADAAPDAEEGDEGDGETARARRAEAEQLLQATEEQKDR, from the coding sequence ATGAGTGAGATCACGGATTTCGACTCCCTCCGCCGGGCGATGGCGGAGAACGGCGAGCAGCCGGAGGGGCCGGCCCGCAACGCGCGCGCGGAGCAGTTGCTGCTGGAGGCGGAGAAGATGGGCGTCCCGCTCGCCGTGATCGAGGCGCTCGGGCACCAGCTGAAGGTCTACAACTACAGCTCCGAGAAGGCGAAGATGTTCGTCCCGTTCGCGCGGCTGCTGCGCCTGTGGGACGAGCGGCCCGGGGACTTCGACGAGTACGAGACGCACTCGCTGCACTGGGTCTTCAAGTGGGTGTCGGCCGGCATGCTCGACCAGCCGCACGTGCCGCTGGCGGCGGTGGAGAAGTGGCTCGGCGAGATGGAGCACCGCTACCGGCTCGCCGGGCACTCCGAACGGGCGGTGCGCAGCGCCGAGTTCAGCGTAGCGGCGCACGTGGGGGACGTGGAGCGGGCCGAGCGGGCGTTCGCCGCCTGGCTGGCGGCGGACCGGGACACCATGGCCGACTGCCACGCGTGCGAACTGCACGGGCAGGGCTGGTGGCAGGCGGAGCGGGGCCGGGACGCGGTGGCGCTGGAGGTGTGGGCGCCGGTCCTGGAGGGCGAGTACACGTGCGCGCACGAGCCGCACACGGTGCTCGCGTCGTCCCTGCTGCCGCTGTTGCGGCTGGGCCGCCTGGAGGAGGCCCGCGCGCACCATCTGCGGGGTTTCCGGCTGGTGCGGCCCATGGAGAGCATGCGGGGCGCCTACGCCGACCACGTCGAGTTCTGCGCGCTGACCGGCAACGAGGCGCGCGGCCTGGAGCTGCTGGCGGAGCGGCCGGCGTTCTTCACGGACGAGGGGCAGCCGCGCAGCAGGCTGGAGTTCCTGAGCGTCGTGGTGCTGCTCATGGACCGCCTGTCGGAGCTCGGGCTCGGCGGTCAGCGGGTGCCCGGGGCAGCCGGGCGGGAGTGGACGGCCGACGAACTCGCGGCGCACGCGCGCGTGGAGGCCCTCGCGCTGGCCGCGCGCTTCGACGAGCGCAACGGCACGGCGCACGTCAGCGAGCGGGCACGCGCGCGTATGACGCAGCGGCCCCTGGTGGAGCGGTTGCCCCTGGGGGTACGGGCGGCCCGCCCGGCCTCCGCCGCGGCCGCCACGGCGTCTCCGGCACCGGCACCGGCTCCGGCCCCGGAGGCCGCCGAACCGGACCTGGCGGCTCTGCTCGTCGAGGCCCGGCGGCTGTCGGACACCCTGCAGCCGCACGCCGTCGAGGCGTGGGCGCGGGTGGCGCGGCTGGCCGAAGAGTCGGAAGGCGTGGAGCTGGCGGCGCGTGACCGCGCGGAGATCGCCGACCACGAGGCGATCGGGCTGGGCCCGGAGGGCGCGGAAACGTTCGAGCGGGCCGCCGGGCTGTACGCGGAGGCCGGTGACCCCGGCGAGGCGCTGGCGGCACGCGCGCGTGCGGCGTACGTCCGTGCGCTGGCCGGTGAGGTCGACGAGGCGCTCGCGGCGGTCGCCGACCCGTACGACGAGGTCCTCGCGCTGTACGCCGACGGCGGTACGGAGGTGCCGCAGGCGGCGGGCGTGCTGATGGGACGGGCGCGCATCCTGATGCGGCGCGTCCACGAGGCCGACGGCCCGCTGGCGGACACGGTTCTGACCCAGGCGGAGGCGGCCGTACGGGAGCTGCTGGCGCTGGTGGACGGGCGGACCGGCAACGACGTACGGCTGGCCGCCCGGGTCGCCGAGGGCCACGCGATGCTCGCCGAGCTCGCGACGTGCTCCGGGGATCCGGAGGCGGGCGCGGAGCGGTTCGCGCGGGCCGCTGCGGAGTTCGTCGAGGCGGGTCTGCCGTGGTTCGCCGTGGAGTACGAGGCCCGGTTGGCCGGTCTCGCCCATCAACTGGGCGACATGGCGGAGGCGGAGCGGGCGCTGCGGGCGGCCCTGGAGCACGGCGGGCCGTTCCTGGAGGCGGTCGGGCGGGCCCAGCTGCACCTCCAGCTCGCCGAGGTCGTCGGGGGCCGGGGACAGGCCGAGGAGGCCGCGGAACACGCCCTGGAGGCGGCTCACTGGGCCGACGAGGCGGGCGTGGGCCCGACGTTCGGCGCGTGGGCGCGGCACCAGCTCGGCGGGTTCCTGGTGCGGCTGGGCCGCTGGGCCGAGGCCGCGGAGGTGCTGGAGTCGGCGCTCGCGGACCTGACGGCCGAGACGCACGGCGACGGCGCGGTCGTCCAGACGCAGTGGTGGCTCGGTGACTGTCTGAGCGAGCTCGGGGAACACCGGGACGCCGCCGAACGCCGGCTGCAGGCCGCCGAGCTCGCCCGGCACTGGCCCGAGCAGCACGACCACGCGACCCTCGCCCACCTGGCCGCCGAGTCGCTCGGCCAGGCCGGCCTGCACACCGAGGCGGACCAGGCCTACGCCCGCGCGGGCGAGCTGTGGCGCGGCCTCGGCAACGTCCACGGGCTGGTCCGCTCCCTGCGCGCCCGCGCGTGGCTCGCGTTGCGCACCGAGGACGGTACGCAGGCGGCGCGCGACCTGATGACGAGCGCCGTGGAGCAGTGCGCGGACGCGTTCGACGCGGCGGACGACGACGAGGCGCGCCTGCGGCTCGTCGCCGAACTCGGCCACACTCACCGCCAGTTCGGGGACCTGCTCGCCCGTTCCGCCGCCGACGACGCCGACGACGACTCGATCCGGGCCGCCCTGGACGAGGCGCTGTCCCAGATGTCCGAGGCCGTCGCGGTGTTCGTCGCCCTGGGCGACAGCGCCCTGCCCGCCCGGACCGGCGCCGAGCTGGCCGCGGGCTGGCTGGAGACCGACCTCGGACGCCCCAGGGAAGCGGCGGCACGCGCGCGTGCGGTGCTGAGGGCCTACGCGGACGCCGCTCCCGACGCCGAGGAGGGCGACGAGGGGGACGGCGAGACGGCTCGGGCGCGGCGGGCCGAGGCGGAGCAGTTGTTGCAGGCGACGGAGGAGCAAAAGGATCGCTGA
- the rpmF gene encoding 50S ribosomal protein L32, with amino-acid sequence MAVPKRKMSRSNTRHRRSQWKAAVPTLVACERCHEPKLQHIACPSCGTYNKRQVLEV; translated from the coding sequence GTGGCTGTTCCGAAGCGGAAGATGTCGCGCAGCAACACGCGCCACCGCCGGTCGCAGTGGAAGGCTGCGGTCCCCACCCTGGTTGCGTGCGAGCGCTGCCACGAGCCCAAGCTGCAGCACATCGCGTGCCCGTCTTGCGGCACCTATAACAAGCGCCAGGTCCTCGAGGTCTGA
- a CDS encoding HSP90 family protein, which yields MDSQTSQASQASPSPHTFQVDLRGLVDLLSHHLYSSPRVYLRELLQNAVDAITARRTEEPDAPTRVRLFAADGRLRVEDSGVGLTEADVHSLLATIGRSSKRAEGLQDVRSDFLGQFGIGLLACFVVAERIRVVSRSARTPDAPPVEWTARDDGSYTVRTLPHEARPEPGTTVHLVARAGAGEWLAESRVLALAREFGSLLPYDVRVGEEAVTDLPAPWDRAYASPANRRVALARHCHELFGFTPLDSVELNVPLAGIRGVAYVLPSAVSPAQRAGHRVHLKGMLLTERGEQLLPDWAFFVRCVLDTDSLRPTASRESLYEDETLAAVREALGERIRSWLTGLAAGDPERLAAFLAVHHLGVKSLARHDKEMLRTMLPWLPFETTDGRLSLEEFAQRHPVVHFTRTVEEYRQVAPIASAQGVGVINGGYTYDSELVEALPSVRPGTVVAELDADTVTAHLDGVDPADELALAGFLAAARAKLEPLGCDVALRAFHPLSVPALHLDDRAARHEQARAQAAEEADDLWAGILGSLRGSAPRARLVLNHLNPLIRRISGLNDPELIGTATESLYGQALLMAQRPLRPADSALLNRAFIGLLEWATHGESAHGRSGHGESTEGQQGATDE from the coding sequence ATGGACTCCCAGACCTCACAGGCATCCCAGGCATCTCCGTCACCTCACACGTTCCAGGTCGACCTGCGTGGTCTCGTGGACCTGCTGTCCCATCACCTCTACTCCAGTCCCCGGGTCTACCTGCGCGAACTGCTGCAGAACGCCGTGGACGCCATCACCGCCCGGCGGACCGAGGAACCCGACGCCCCGACGCGGGTGCGGCTGTTCGCGGCGGACGGCCGGCTGCGGGTGGAGGACTCCGGCGTCGGGCTCACCGAGGCCGACGTGCACAGCCTGCTGGCCACGATCGGGCGCAGTTCCAAGCGTGCTGAGGGGCTCCAGGACGTCCGTTCGGACTTCCTCGGCCAGTTCGGCATCGGGCTGCTGGCCTGTTTCGTGGTCGCCGAGCGGATCCGTGTGGTCAGCCGCAGCGCCCGTACGCCGGACGCGCCGCCCGTGGAGTGGACGGCGCGCGACGACGGTTCGTACACCGTGCGGACGCTGCCCCACGAGGCGCGGCCCGAGCCGGGCACCACCGTGCATCTGGTGGCGCGGGCCGGTGCCGGGGAGTGGCTCGCCGAGTCGCGGGTGCTGGCGCTGGCCCGGGAGTTCGGGTCGCTGCTGCCGTACGACGTCCGGGTCGGGGAGGAGGCGGTCACCGATCTGCCCGCGCCCTGGGACCGGGCGTACGCCTCCCCCGCGAACCGGCGGGTGGCGCTGGCCCGGCACTGTCATGAGCTGTTCGGTTTCACGCCGTTGGACTCGGTCGAGCTGAACGTGCCGCTGGCGGGGATCCGCGGGGTGGCGTACGTGCTGCCGTCGGCGGTCAGCCCGGCCCAGCGCGCCGGTCACCGGGTGCATCTCAAGGGCATGCTGCTGACCGAGCGGGGCGAACAACTGCTGCCCGACTGGGCGTTCTTCGTGCGCTGCGTCCTGGACACCGACAGTCTGCGGCCGACGGCCTCGCGGGAGTCGCTGTACGAGGACGAGACGCTGGCCGCGGTGCGGGAGGCGCTCGGGGAGAGGATCCGGTCGTGGCTGACGGGTCTGGCCGCCGGTGATCCCGAGCGGCTCGCGGCCTTCCTGGCGGTGCACCACCTGGGCGTGAAGTCGCTGGCGCGGCACGACAAGGAGATGCTGCGCACGATGCTGCCGTGGCTGCCCTTCGAGACGACCGACGGGCGGCTGTCGCTGGAGGAGTTCGCGCAGCGGCACCCGGTGGTGCACTTCACGCGGACCGTGGAGGAGTACCGGCAGGTCGCGCCGATCGCGTCCGCGCAGGGCGTCGGGGTGATCAACGGCGGTTACACGTACGACAGCGAGCTGGTCGAGGCGCTGCCGTCGGTGCGGCCTGGGACGGTGGTCGCCGAGCTGGACGCGGACACCGTGACCGCCCACCTGGACGGCGTCGACCCGGCCGACGAACTGGCGCTGGCGGGCTTCCTGGCGGCCGCGCGGGCGAAGCTCGAACCGCTGGGCTGTGACGTCGCCCTTCGGGCCTTCCATCCGTTGTCGGTGCCCGCGCTGCATCTCGACGACCGGGCGGCCCGGCACGAGCAGGCGCGCGCGCAGGCCGCCGAGGAGGCCGACGACCTGTGGGCGGGCATCCTGGGCTCGCTGCGCGGGAGCGCCCCGCGCGCGCGTCTGGTGCTCAACCATCTCAACCCGCTGATCCGGCGGATCAGTGGGTTGAACGATCCCGAACTGATCGGCACCGCCACGGAGTCGCTGTACGGGCAGGCGCTGCTGATGGCGCAACGCCCGCTGCGGCCCGCGGACTCGGCGCTGCTGAACCGGGCGTTCATCGGCCTCCTGGAGTGGGCGACGCACGGGGAGTCCGCACACGGGCGGTCGGGGCACGGGGAGTCGACAGAGGGGCAGCAGGGGGCCACTGATGAGTGA
- the recG gene encoding ATP-dependent DNA helicase RecG, which translates to MDLVPALEEALKQPLKSVLGPATAKVMAEHLGLHTVGDLLHHYPRRYEERGQLTHLADLPMDEHVTVVAQVADARLHSFASAKAPRGKGQRLEVTITDGSGRLQLVFFGSGVHKPHKDLLPGTRAMFSGKVSVFNRRLQLAHPAYELLRADTADTEDAEDSVETWAGALIPIYPATAKLESWKIGKAVQTVLPSAQEAVDPLPDSLRDGRGLVSLPEALLKIHRPHTKADIADARTRLKWDEAFVLQVALARRRHADTQLPAVPRRPAPDGLLTAFDARLPFTLTDGQRKVSREIFDDLATDHPMHRLLQGEVGSGKTLVALRAMLAVVDAGGQAAMLAPTEVLAQQHHRSVVEMMGELAEGGMLGGSDQATKVVLLTGSMGMAARRQALLDLVTGEAGIVIGTHALIEDKVQFHDLGLVVVDEQHRFGVEQRDALRGKGKQPPHLLVMTATPIPRTVAMTVFGDLETSVLDQLPAGRSPIASHVVPAADKPHFLARAWERVREEVSNGHQAYVVCPRIGDEEDDPKKAAKTKKKPAEAESEAGADKRPPLAVLDVADQLVQGPLQGLRVEVLYGRMPPDDKDAAMRRFAAGDTDVLVATTVIEVGVNVPNATAMVIMDADRFGVSQLHQLRGRVGRGSAPGLCLLVTEMPEASPARQRLNAVAATLDGFELSRIDLEQRREGDVLGQAQSGARTSLRVLAVIEDEEVIAEARQEAARVVASDPELAAYPGLRTALDALLDEEREQYLEKG; encoded by the coding sequence ATGGATCTCGTGCCCGCACTGGAAGAAGCGCTGAAGCAACCACTCAAGTCGGTGCTCGGCCCCGCCACCGCGAAGGTGATGGCCGAGCACCTCGGCCTGCACACCGTCGGCGACCTCCTGCACCACTACCCCCGCAGATACGAGGAGCGCGGCCAGCTCACCCACCTCGCCGACCTCCCCATGGACGAGCACGTCACCGTGGTCGCCCAGGTCGCCGACGCCCGCCTGCACAGCTTCGCCTCCGCCAAGGCCCCCAGAGGCAAGGGCCAGCGCCTGGAGGTGACGATCACCGACGGCAGTGGCCGACTACAGCTGGTCTTCTTCGGCAGCGGTGTCCACAAGCCCCACAAGGACCTTCTGCCGGGCACCCGCGCGATGTTCTCGGGCAAGGTCTCGGTCTTCAACCGCCGCCTCCAACTGGCCCACCCGGCCTACGAACTGCTGCGCGCGGACACCGCGGACACCGAGGACGCCGAGGATTCCGTCGAGACCTGGGCCGGCGCCCTCATCCCGATCTACCCCGCCACCGCCAAACTGGAGTCCTGGAAGATCGGCAAGGCCGTCCAGACGGTCCTGCCCAGCGCCCAGGAGGCCGTCGACCCCCTCCCGGACTCACTGCGCGACGGCCGCGGCCTGGTCTCCCTCCCCGAGGCCCTCCTCAAGATCCACCGCCCGCACACCAAGGCCGACATCGCCGACGCCCGCACCCGCCTGAAGTGGGACGAGGCCTTCGTCCTCCAGGTCGCCCTGGCCCGCCGACGCCACGCCGACACCCAACTCCCGGCCGTACCGCGCAGACCCGCCCCCGACGGCCTCCTCACCGCCTTCGACGCCCGGCTGCCCTTCACCCTCACGGATGGCCAGCGGAAGGTCTCCAGGGAGATCTTCGACGACCTGGCGACGGACCACCCGATGCACCGCCTCCTTCAGGGCGAGGTCGGATCGGGCAAGACCCTGGTGGCCCTGCGCGCCATGCTCGCCGTCGTCGACGCCGGGGGCCAGGCCGCCATGCTCGCCCCCACCGAGGTCCTCGCCCAGCAGCACCACCGCTCCGTCGTCGAGATGATGGGCGAGCTGGCCGAGGGCGGGATGCTCGGCGGATCCGACCAGGCCACCAAGGTCGTGCTGCTGACCGGTTCCATGGGCATGGCCGCACGGCGGCAGGCACTGCTCGACCTGGTCACCGGAGAGGCCGGCATCGTGATCGGCACGCACGCGTTGATCGAGGACAAGGTCCAGTTCCACGACCTCGGACTGGTCGTGGTCGACGAACAGCACCGCTTCGGCGTCGAGCAGCGCGACGCCCTGCGCGGCAAGGGCAAACAGCCCCCGCACCTGCTCGTCATGACCGCCACCCCCATCCCGCGCACGGTCGCCATGACCGTCTTCGGCGACCTGGAGACGTCCGTCCTCGACCAGCTCCCGGCCGGCCGCTCGCCCATCGCCAGCCATGTCGTCCCGGCCGCCGACAAGCCCCACTTCCTGGCCCGCGCCTGGGAGCGCGTCCGCGAGGAGGTGTCCAACGGCCATCAGGCGTACGTCGTCTGCCCCCGCATCGGCGACGAGGAGGACGACCCGAAGAAGGCCGCCAAGACCAAGAAGAAGCCCGCAGAGGCAGAATCCGAGGCCGGGGCCGACAAGCGTCCCCCGCTCGCCGTCCTCGACGTGGCCGACCAACTCGTGCAAGGCCCGCTCCAGGGCCTCAGGGTCGAGGTCCTCTACGGCCGTATGCCCCCCGACGACAAGGACGCCGCCATGCGCCGCTTCGCCGCGGGCGACACCGACGTCCTGGTCGCCACGACCGTCATCGAGGTCGGCGTCAACGTCCCGAACGCCACCGCGATGGTGATCATGGACGCCGACCGCTTCGGCGTCTCCCAGTTGCACCAACTCCGGGGCCGGGTGGGGCGCGGCTCCGCCCCCGGCCTCTGCCTGCTGGTCACGGAGATGCCCGAGGCCTCCCCCGCCCGCCAGCGCCTCAACGCGGTCGCCGCCACCCTCGACGGCTTCGAGCTCTCCCGCATCGACCTCGAACAACGCCGCGAGGGCGACGTCCTGGGCCAGGCCCAGTCCGGCGCCCGCACGTCGCTGCGCGTGCTCGCCGTCATCGAGGACGAGGAGGTCATCGCGGAGGCGAGGCAGGAGGCGGCGCGGGTGGTCGCGTCCGACCCGGAGCTGGCCGCCTACCCGGGCCTGCGCACAGCCCTGGACGCCCTCCTGGACGAGGAAAGGGAGCAGTACCTGGAAAAGGGGTGA